The sequence taggtcctggatggatatcctcgtggattcatcttcctattatacacccatgcatttccaaacatttggactacctatgttgcaaatgtattatcttttcaatttacacacggcatctattgcacgtctgtctgtcctgggagagggatccctcctctgttgctctccctgaggtttctcccatttttccctttaaacagtgggttttctccggaaatgtttccttgtacgatgtgagggtctaaggttagagggtgtcgtattgtcatactgatattctgtacaaacggtgaagtccactgagacaaatgtaacatttgtgatattgggctatataaataaacattgattgattgatgatggTGCGTGTTGGtacgatacgatattactttatttgtcagatcaagtctgaaatttgacttgcgtcacagcagctccatttccaacatcaacagacaaatataGTTGCTTCTGTCTTCGCAGAAGCTGATGTATGACGTCACAGCCTCTGCATATTCATCCAGACTTTGCGTTGCAGTCCTAAACATGTCCCAGTCAGTACAGTCCAAACACGCCTGAAGTTCCTCCATAGCTTTACTGCTCCACTGCCTGAATGACTTCACTACAGGCTTACACAGCTTGAGTTTTTGCCTGTATGCAAGAATCAGGTGAACCATGGTGTGGTCAGAGTGGCCCAATGCAGCGCGGGGGACGGCGTGATAGGCTCCCTTGATGGTGGTGTAACAGTGATCCCATATATTCCCCTCTCTGGTGGGGCATTTAATAATTGTCATACAataatacgtattgggatcatttgtggaccggagggagagggtgacgagcataagtttcactttccttttttatttaaattgcaaCCTCGTTCATGAagaatgtttctctgttgtccacgttcataaaacaacagcatcagagcacggtgcagagtctctagatgagtccgtTGGTCTTAttgtacatccatgttgtagtccgctatagaaaactgtagtttccatagattccccacagcagcagacgcacattcaggacgtccgctggcgcatcataaatacgtcggatagtgaaagtgcagtcggattctcaaaGCACCTCTGTCTCTTcccctaagtccttttgaattctcctatccactattccttaaccccgtgacgtttcacacagaggtcaaggaatagacgatggggatagacgataggagctgatttttggactattcgactgcaacccAGTAATCCACCttacactgtccgctcctcgagccccACAGGGCGGACCAGCGAGCcctgcaacgtcccgccaacacgacACCCAggccccacgcagcattctcatctgtttgtcattactggtgtcattttctggttgctaacgccattgtaacacatcatcactgatgttccgctgtaagaGTGgttgactcatcagaacagagtgggcgagctgaacaatcggagcacagtgggctcacagggagggggtggggggcaggagctccatcaagcctttaggacagagtgaatacacactatacagagatgctgtatgagaaaccaatgtgagtttggaacattgaacaatgtaaatctattctagtagacctcaacaatggaattatgatcagtacaaatggccatgacatgggaccttttaatTAAGTCTAgtaatttttttacatttttaagcaTTTATACAAATAGTTATGGCTttacagtcttttttttttttagtagcTTCTATTGAGGTTTTCAAATATATTTTCAAATCTTCATATTTTATGATGTCTtcaacctttgaaatatgactAATTTACATCATCTTGCTAATACTTTAATTGTCGCGAAATGAATGTCATTTATGATGGCGTTAGATTTGTATTAGACCATCTTTTTAAAGTACGTGCATGCCTCTCGTTGTAAATATGTTGCTTCAACACCTAAATGATTTGCCTTTGCTCCCATTTCGAACTCCTTTGCTATAAAACTAAGCTTACTCATTCATGTAGGATGCAGTTTTTCAGATATGACTTGGAGATAATTAACTAAAGTTATGAAGTACTTGACATCAGTTATTTTTTGGAACAAAATGCCCTTTATACATGCATTTCCTCTGACTGTTTCCTCTGCTATGCTCTGTTCCTCAGGTCTGATGGAGATCTTGCCGGACCGCTGCACCATGATCGCCAAGAAGGAGTTGATCTACGCCGGCACCGTGGGTCTGATCTGCTGGCTGGGAGGCATTGTCTTCATCAACCGCAAGAAGCCAAACGACGCCAAGAACGTGATGATTGACGCTTCCAAAACCATGTTGGACGACAAGGTAATGTGGATGATGTCACACCAGAACACCCTGAAATCAGTGTTAAAGGGAGATCTGTTTATCCGAGTTAAAGTAAGCCTTTACATCCCAAAAAAAAGGAGATGCTTTTATGTCAAATTAATGTCACCGTTTTCTTAGATTTTCCTTCTGCAAATAATTTGTCATTGTTATGATTGAATTGACACTTTTGTGCTTTTCCCTCTCCAGATTCGTCTGTGGGTGTTTCCAGAGGGAACGAGAAACCAGACAGGCAACCTGCTGCCCTTCAAAAAAGGAGCTTTCCACCTGGCAGTGCAGGCACAAGTGAGCCCTTTTCCTCTTGTCTCCTGTATGTTTACTCAGGGCCACATTCACAAAGGGACTGCATggcctccatcttcagagagtTGGTGGTACCTGAGGCATATTTATAAGAAGGGTTAGGCCCAGACTTTCTTCTGCAAATATTCTTTTAATTCAAGTGATGGTCCTCTTGCAATTTTGTTTTGAATTTCCTTGCCCAGGAAAACTCTCTTGCTTGAAAAATGATCCTTAAATAAAAAGGATTATTACCTGACAGTAATTGATGTGTCGATAGGAAAACACTAACAGCACTGTGACGTCGAAACTATTTCCTGATGTCTTGAGGAATGTCTCTGCACCTCTCCTCGTAGCTTGCTTTCTGAAAATTGTATATTTCGTTTTCTCCTCTGCAATTGTTTTGCCAACTGTGTTCTTGGTGCAAATGCAACATTTAAGCCTATACTTTGCCACATATATAATTAAAATCAAATGCAAAACCTACTATCAGTAGTCATATATTTTAGCATCAGACCTTGAGCAGATAACAGTTGCGCAAATGAACGACAATCATTATGCCATCAGCAACCGCAATCCACTTTTGTGAATCCGCCCCCTGAGTGACGAAAAAAGTGTCAGCTGTCGTACCCATTTCCTGTGTCATGACTTCCTGTTCGTTTACTTAACCCTGCTAGCAAAAAGCGCCTGTAAACACACTGGCTGTGTTCAAGGGCACTTCTGCCAAGTAGCAATGTGCTGATTCTAGACACATGGGGGAGCTAGCAACCTTATGTGGCACACGGCACATTTTGATTTAACCACATCCAATATCCAATGAAACCAGGAATGCGTTGAAATGGTCAgacttgttttgtctgtctgagcCCTTTCTTACTTCTTCTGTCTTTAGTGAATTTGTTCTCGGCCGTGCAGTGACGTAATCCGCCCCCGACTCCTCTCACCTAATGATTGAAGTTAGAAAAGACGACATATAATGACTGCACAGTAACTGGCAGGGTGTTTTTTTGAGCTGCTCTCTTCCTGCATGCAGGTGGGAGGTCTCTGTCCTTGAGTCCACGTTTCGTAGCGCTCGCTCTGCAGGTCCGACAGGTGgaaagaattaaaaaaaaaacattgttgaATGAGATGTGGCCAGGAACCACGACGAGGTGTGCCTCAGGCGTAAACCCTGTGGTATGTGTTGTGTGAGCCAATTTCTTCTTGTTACTTGCTGCTAAAGATTAATATCGGTTTGATTCAGATGTGCATGCAGAGAGGCTGAGCGGCTAGAAAAACAAAGCCCTGCTGCTCCTTATTAGCAAACACATTAACTATGTCTGTAGGGCCTCTATTGGCTCTGCAGCGCGGCTCACATGTGCTTGTTACACAAACCGTGAGGGCTGGACCAAATGTCTGTCCTTCACATTCAGAGCCTTAATTCAGGTTTACACATGGAGCTTCAAATGTCTGTCGTCATATGTGATGACACGTTTACATCACCTCATAAATAATGTCAATCAGATTAGATTTACATTATTTGCACAGACTACAAGTACAGAGACCACAACATGTAGGTAGCATCTAACCAGAAGTTAAGTACAGTAAAATGTACAGTATAATACAAGCAAATACATTTGGCAAATATAAAAAAGTTTACACGGTGTGAGTCGTATTATCAGTAGTATAACAGTATGTCATTAacagtccatagggacttggcaactggaaggtcaccagttcaagtcccggaaagaccaagtgctaccgaggtgtccctgagcaaggcaccgttccccacactgctccccgggcgccgtacataatggcagcccaccgctcctaacactagggtgggtcaaatgcagagaagccGTTTAGTTACATGGTACCTGTACTGCGTAATGACAATACgttgaatctatctatctattaagATATTTTGACTTCATAGCGATCTGGGGTTATTGGAAATGTTGCAACTTTGCAGAAATACTGACTATAAACAGATGGAATAGACATGCAAAAAAAGAAGCTGCGCTATGAATGAATCCTCAAACTATTCCGCCTAAAAATAGTTGTTCCATGTTCGATACTCGAGCTGGatctgttgtgtgtttgtgttggagAGAGGTGGCGGAATACGTTAATTGGAGGTCTGGAGAGCGCACCGAGTGTGTTTTTGGTTTCTCCCCGTTGGCTCGGAGACTATTTCTATCTCTGCGTGTTTGCTTCTGCCGAGTTACCGCGCAGCCTTTTCCATTTCTACCCAGCCGGCCAGATTGAGTGGAAGCAGGACAGCCCCCAGGGGGAGCCACGTTCGGCTCTGCCAGTCCCGGGGAAGGGGCCACTCGGGGCCTCGGGAGAGCAACTCGGCCTCTATTAGTGGAGGAGACGGAGACTGCTAGTGtcgtgctgagagagggagagagagcgtgATGGAGCTGCAGTCATGCACTTCTGTCCGTTTGGTTCTCCTCCAGCGGCTGAAGGCTCAGGAGAAGGGAAAGATTAGGAGTCACATTCCTTTAGATATTTAACATAACTACAAAAAAGGTGATGATAATATTTGTATAGTCGGTGTAATCCCTTTTCTTCTCTTGTTTTTCAGGTACCCATCATACCCATTGTGTTCTCCTCCTACAGCAGTTTCTACCTACGGAAACAAAAGCAGTTCAATTCGGGTAATCTTtattttaacatcattttttctGTTGCAAGAAGTCTGGTCACAATACCAAAATAATGACTTAAATTCATGAATACCTCAACATCGATACTGaaaggataccacggcaaaacctAAAACATCTGTTAAAGTATTGGAATAATAGATGACAAGACattcttgtctcaccccggctgatacttcactaaatccgctgttttaattgttccctatattgccccctgtgccctgtaaggtgtccttgggtgttatgaaaggcgccccccaaaataaatgtattattattattactattattgaaTATGAAATTATTTTGTCAATAAGGATGTGAAAAAAAGTTATTGTATCATCAACGgataagtcaaatcaagcaatctgattggttcttagccgtgatataatgagcgtatatcacgggtagaattgtagttacttttcacatttAAGTGAGTGTGTACTTTTCTTTCATATTGGCGTACTttgtaaccgttttataaaagcaatgggTCACGAGAGGCCGTGGTATCTGGTCATtgtatcacagctaaggggcgtggatCGGCGTTTAATgaccatataccacggcctgtcgcgACCTATTGCTTAAATATCCTACTAAGACTGGAGGAACTCTAAAAGGAATACTTTGCTGAGGTTTAGCCAGCTTTGTATCTTTGCAATGGCGTCTCCAGCTCCCCTCTCATTCCCAATATTCCCAAATAGAAATCCTACAAAACCCAACGATGCAGCCAAGTCTCCCGTTTAGTCACTATGAAAGATGCAGCATGCATATAGGAGTACAACAATGCCCACGTTTCATCTCCTTAATACACCGTTCTTAAAGTACTCATTGTAATACAATGGGGTATACAGTCGTACTGTATTTAACAACAGGGTATTGGATACCTGTCTCTCTGTATACCATGCAACATGCAGTGTGTCAGCAGTCCCGTGGTGGATCTGTTAGCCAGCACGCTGGACATCGGAATACAGAACAATAGAAACACAGAACTGCTGGTGATTGAAGTTATAGATGATTGTTTTACGACAGTATAGGAGACAGGATACGTGAATCAGGAGCCTTTGTCTGCAGACTGAGAGACAGCTTGTATACTCTCTTCCAGCCAAAAGGTGGCACTGGACATATGGACCTCACGCTCGCTGACTATGCTTTAGCATTCTTTATCAAGACACACACTGATGGTAGAAAACAAGTCCTGAAACGAGGCTTATCCTGTTGTGATGATCTCCTCAGTTGAGATGCCCTCTCAGCTCCTTGATGTGACTCCTGACGGTGTTCTGTCCTGCAGGCACCATCACAATCAAGATCCTCCCAAAGATCGAGACGAAGGGGCTGGCGTCAGACGACATCCCCTCCCTCATCGACAAATCCTTCCACCTGATGAACTCCTCCTTCCTCAGCATCTCTAACTCCGTACCCCATAGCAACGGGCCGTGCAAGCACTGAACATTTACCAcactcccctcctcctcctctgtcccCTCCAAAGCCCATCCCTCCCCCCCCAGACtttcccccctctcccccccagGTCGTCCCTTCACCTGGCCAGGAGATGACACAGTTGTGAAATCTCCTCTTGTCTGGTGGACGGCCTGAACTCAGCACAGTGGGTCCCGACCCTCAGCGAATCAGCAGCCGCGCTGCGCCGCGAGTGGAGTGACGGACGGCTGGGCGACAGTACAGATGTATGTTGTTCTTCGTGCATGCCTTTTGGATGGCTCTGTCCACCTCCATCCGTGCTTTCTCTCtggctttaattattttaacgtctTATTTTATCACCATTTTGTACTTTTAATTTGTTGGCCTTTTTTCTCCACTTACCTTCTTCTGTTCAGCAGATAATCCTTGACTTTTTTATGTTCAGTGAAACCCACTTGTTCTTCTCacattgcatttatttgagttaccctctttcacacactaattcaaaaggacttcatctccttttagtgtgtgtgtgtgtgtgtgtgtgtgtgtgtcgtcgtcatcccccccccccccccgttatcTGCATTCCAGTCTCTTGCCTAAAGACATAAGGAGCGGGGTCTCCTGCCCTGGTGGAGTGTGCCCAGGTGAGAGGTCAACGCCGGGCGGCTGCACACTTCTTAAGTTCTGTCGCAATGAATTCAACTCTATAATCCACATTGGCTCCAAGACATACTTCATGATGTCAGAATCAAGATGGAGTGTGTAACCATAGCACCCATCTGTACTGAGTTACTGGACTCTAGTGGACTGATCAGTTTCAATGTTGTGCATTGTGGGTGTATCATTGTGCATTTTCTCTCCAGAAGATTAGAAATAACCAGGTGCAGCGTCGAGCaacaagtgttttttgtctcgcTGTATTTTTATTTCTTTCTAAATGGGATAATCTTGCTTTGTCTTTTTTActattttgaattttttttagaAGTGACTTTTGCTCCTCGGAAAGGAACTCACAAGTGAACCTGTTTTCAGATGTGTCAAAAAGGGGATTTCAAATTGTGCAATGTCCAACGATTTAAAGCATTACTGCTCCGAAGGGCAAGCTGCCGGCTGTGCCATGACAAGTGTTATTGGAACGTTTCCAAAGTTAAACCATTGTTCTATAATTAAAGGCTACACGGGGTCCTTTACATGGAAATGGTCATTTTGTAGGTAAAGTATTCCTTTTTAAGGTTTGTCCCCATATCTGTTTGGATTTCATCCATGTGAAGGTGATAACCTTGGTTTAGGTGTGATCTGCCGAATCAGTTATTACTGAACCTCGTAGAAGAATAGTAGATTATTTTAAAAGCTGTTGAAATGTTGGCCTTAAGTTTGATTTTTTTTGTTACACCCTGTGGATTGTTGGGCTCAATGTATGTATGCTCAAATCATGTTTATATTATGTAATGACAATGACCGCTACCGCATAGAACCGACTAAACTGTTTTAGTTTACACCCAGGTCTTACATTTGACTTTGCTCACTGCCTTTACAGTTTCCTGAATCATTTGGCCATCAAACCCCATCTGAGAATGTATTTCAGCATTCAGGAACATTCACAACTGCATTTTAATGTTTTACCTATTTTCTAAGTATCAACATGGTGAATGTGAAACATTTCTTGAGATctgacaacaacaaaacatttcTTACTTGAGTTCTCAGTCTTTTTTTCCTCAGAACTCaaaatattaaaacaattttaaatctcagaatcctgagaaaaaaaatgaaaaattctgacttttttagcTTGTCGGAATCCTGGCTttatctcagaattctgactttttttctcagaaaaaAATCCACTTTTGGTCAGATCTCCAAAGAAAATGCACATGGCCCTAATCCTCTGCAGTGGGCGTCACATGTCATGACGTTTATTTGGTGTTATTTGACCATTTAATGGTAAATCCCTTCACAAGAGAATCTGCAGTAAGATTGTGTGTGCAGTCTAAATGTATCAACCTTTGTTACTAAGCCTGTACATAGGTGAGCGCAACATACCTGCTGTGCTCGGCTTTACGTACACATGACTAAgggtttcatttcatttcaagccAGTATAGTATATATCCCCCCTATTAATACTAATtgatttgttttcttagtttaaACATATTTATTGACTTTTATCTGCTGTTTTTACCGTTGCAGCAAGTGGTTTGAATGTTATAAAGTACTCTACCAAAATGGATTTCTTCCAAAATATGAACATACCATACACATTAGCTAACAGAGTGTTTTATCCATTTATTTCAtgttcatttatttgttattttgtaATACAGATGTGTGATTTCTAAGCTGTGTGTCATAAGCTTGAACTTGTGAGTTTCTCTGCTGGTTGAAATGTTGGGCAGTTGTTTACGAACACAGATACTGTAAGATAACATATATTCAAAGTGTTCTGAACCTTAATAAAGCACTTTTCATGCTGAGTTTGGgtggaaaaacaaaaaaggaatttCAAGTTTTCTCTGATTTTCACCAAAgctattcaaagtgttgttgcATTAGATGGATATGAGAAACGGCTCACATCCTGcagaggcgtgtgtgtgtggtccctTATGTGTGTTATTATGCACACATGGTATAGACCCCATTATAATATCTGGTTAATATTCATTATAAAGTGTTCTTGCGTTCACTTATTCTGGGTAAACGTGAATGCCTTGCAAAATAATCAATAAAATCAATTCTTTTTTTCTTAAGTGGTGCACTGAAATGCTTTACCTTCCTCAGATTTAGAGTATAGTCGGTGTACTCTCACTAGGGTTGGAAGGGGCGGAAAGTTTCCGGTAAATTTCAATGGGAAGTTAAActggggaattttggaaatattcgatgcaaaattaaacacaaaaacatgacatttcaacatGTCATTTCCTGGGCCTCATCAACATCcaactcttcctcttcctcttcagtgGCACTGTCCAGCCTCTGTGTCCGGCTCAAAGAGCCTTAGGTTTGCCGAATGCCAACCAGTGTTTCCACTCTCACAGTTGTGAGCCTGTTGCGACCCTttgtgtggtctcaatagccatgcagtgtgctatggcatggatattcaagtgtacttgaatggcatcggtttgttttagtcaagattatgctaaaatatactttccccaactaCATTTGCGTTCCCTACGAAGAGCCAACCTTCCATTTTGAAAATTCCCAATTTATTCCCATAAATTCCcgtggaaagtttccatctttgaaaattccccgaattttgcaaccctaactctcactgtacttaagtacattttagaGGTACTTGAGTACTTTCATTTTCTGCTATTTtatctttaaaggtcacctattatgcaaaatccacttttcaatgtattttatacataaatgggGGGCCTTGGTGTAGAGAGACTGAAAGTTTcatgaaaaaagattctctctttttgtcctgatccatttattttaaaaacctgtctgaaaatgagctgaccAAATGTTGGCCTCTTAGTGATGTCACAATGAATTTTTGGAAATACTTAAAGGTagggaggtaagaatggagaaaccagctcgcgtaaaatagaatttgaaagtacacaaccgaaaataatctgccccttccttcagagttcctcacagagcccctcctccaacacacacgaatgcgcacatgaccaatgagggcacgagataagtttgtgccccgatggaaggctgacaggcaggtaggccatccagtgatCTGACCCGGGCTGAGGCAGATAACTGGActagctttttacagcgccacggcttccacagatgaaatgtttgtgatacatatttattgtcaaagcatttaatgtattcattgctatcgggatgtcaagagcattccatggaatataacaaaaagtgtttctgaagtgaattacctaccctacctttaagtaaagtacaagtaattCAAAATGGTGCtttagtacagtacttgagtaaatgtatgtaggctacttccCACCACTGCTTATTACAACAGAAAACACCAAAAGATAATCCCTTAATTTAACAAATTCAGTTTTTAAACACCTGGAAAAGTATTTCTGATAGTTAAACTACATTTTGACTATTATATAACTGAATTACTGGGCTGTTACTTGTAATAAAGTACCATCACATTGTTGTAtacatacttttactaaagtcaaGCACCTGAATACTTCCTCCACACTGAATAAAGTACTGTATACCCGAGAGACCAACAGGAGACCTCCTCTGTTGTGTTAGATTCATGTTGGATCTAATATCAGCTGCGTACATATTTGCAAACATTGTTCAGTAATCCTCTCAGTGAGCACACA comes from Pseudochaenichthys georgianus chromosome 12, fPseGeo1.2, whole genome shotgun sequence and encodes:
- the agpat2 gene encoding 1-acyl-sn-glycerol-3-phosphate acyltransferase beta, translated to MDVLWMAPPLLLLFPLLMLTSSTFVFYFKKFFYVAWMMVLALLAIPMCFLKSGGRDVENMRLIRSLVRHVKYFLGLRFDVSGWEHLQTEGPYVIISNHQSSLDVLGLMEILPDRCTMIAKKELIYAGTVGLICWLGGIVFINRKKPNDAKNVMIDASKTMLDDKIRLWVFPEGTRNQTGNLLPFKKGAFHLAVQAQVPIIPIVFSSYSSFYLRKQKQFNSGTITIKILPKIETKGLASDDIPSLIDKSFHLMNSSFLSISNSVPHSNGPCKH